In one Antennarius striatus isolate MH-2024 chromosome 15, ASM4005453v1, whole genome shotgun sequence genomic region, the following are encoded:
- the tmem230a gene encoding transmembrane protein 230a: MKAARGNILGAGISNHKVKYSRLAADDDGYIDLQFKKSPPKVPYKAIALAVFLFLIGSLLIIFGGLLLSGTIKVEHPDRTIPVIIIGVLVFLPGFYHLRIAYYAAKGYRGYSYDDIPDFGD, translated from the exons ATGAAGGCAGCTCGAGGCAATATTTTGGGGGCAGGAATATCCAACCACAAGGTCAAGTATTCACGGCtggctgctgatgatgatggttacATAGACCTACAG TTTAAGAAAAGCCCACCAAAGGTCCCATACAAGGCAATCGCACTGgcagtatttttgtttttaattggcTCCTTGCTGATAATCTTCGGAGGCCTTCTTCTGTCTGGAACCATAAAGGTGGAG CACCCAGACCGCACCATTCCCGTCATCATCATCGGGGTGCTCGTCTTCCTTCCTGGATTTTACCATTTGAGAATCGCCTACTATGCTGCCAAGGGTTACCGGGGTTACTCCTATGATGACATCCCAGATTTTGGTGACTGA